Proteins encoded within one genomic window of Kibdelosporangium phytohabitans:
- a CDS encoding SDR family oxidoreductase: MDLQLTDNVAFVTGASKGIGRAVAEHLAAEGADVVITARTTESLEVTAKEIAAASGRSVVPMAGDMSRTEDVERCVAATLERFGRIDTLVTCAGSSPGGLLEDLTEEQWMASLNLKFMGYVRSVRAVIPHMRERGSGSIVLVVGNDGLKPSYWELTAGVANAADINFASSIAEQYGRYGVRINTVNPGPVNTDRWDTLEKAFARDKGVDQDRAHELATSSIPFGRICEPDEVAALVAFLASPRASFVNGAHIPVDGGQRKALMDI, translated from the coding sequence ATGGACCTGCAGCTGACGGACAACGTCGCCTTCGTGACCGGAGCCAGCAAGGGCATCGGCCGGGCCGTCGCCGAACACCTCGCCGCCGAGGGGGCGGACGTGGTGATCACCGCGCGGACCACCGAATCCCTTGAGGTGACAGCGAAGGAGATCGCCGCGGCCAGCGGGCGGTCGGTCGTGCCGATGGCAGGCGACATGAGCAGGACCGAGGACGTCGAACGCTGCGTCGCGGCCACCCTCGAGCGGTTCGGCCGGATCGACACGCTGGTCACGTGCGCGGGCAGCTCACCGGGCGGACTGCTGGAGGACCTCACCGAAGAGCAGTGGATGGCCAGCCTGAACCTGAAGTTCATGGGCTACGTCCGTTCGGTCCGCGCGGTCATCCCGCACATGCGGGAACGCGGCTCCGGCTCGATCGTGCTCGTCGTCGGCAACGACGGCCTGAAGCCGAGCTACTGGGAGCTGACGGCAGGCGTGGCCAACGCGGCGGACATCAACTTCGCCTCCTCCATCGCCGAGCAGTACGGCCGCTACGGCGTCCGGATCAACACGGTCAACCCCGGCCCGGTGAACACCGACCGTTGGGACACCCTGGAAAAGGCCTTCGCCCGGGACAAGGGCGTCGACCAGGACCGCGCGCACGAGCTGGCGACCAGCTCGATCCCGTTCGGCCGGATCTGCGAACCGGACGAGGTGGCGGCGCTGGTGGCGTTCCTGGCCTCGCCCCGGGCCAGCTTCGTCAACGGCGCTCACATCCCCGTCGACGGCGGGCAACGCAAGGCACTGATGGACATCTGA
- a CDS encoding SRPBCC family protein yields MKLTNEVHIAQDPATVFSTLLDVERVAGCMPGSKLTGRVDDSTYSGEVKVKVGPLGVSYTGTVKFLSIDQAARTAVLKASGREQHGQGNADAHVTARVLADGDGSKISIETDLMIRGKVAQFGRGVIGEVSQRLIDQFAQNVEKSFDDPTPSMVAPAAEPEALDGTALVLVPLLKRFAPVAVGVALGLVAGLGLRRKRVIEVIIRRQ; encoded by the coding sequence ATGAAGCTGACCAACGAAGTCCACATCGCGCAGGACCCGGCGACGGTGTTCTCGACACTGCTCGACGTCGAGCGGGTGGCCGGGTGCATGCCGGGGAGCAAGCTGACCGGACGCGTGGACGACTCCACGTACTCCGGCGAAGTGAAGGTGAAAGTCGGCCCGCTCGGCGTGTCGTACACGGGAACGGTGAAGTTCCTGTCGATCGACCAGGCCGCGCGCACGGCGGTGCTGAAGGCGTCCGGCCGTGAACAACACGGTCAGGGCAACGCGGACGCCCACGTCACCGCGCGCGTGCTGGCCGACGGCGACGGCTCGAAGATCTCCATCGAGACGGACCTGATGATCCGCGGCAAGGTCGCGCAGTTCGGGCGCGGCGTGATCGGCGAGGTGTCGCAGCGGTTGATCGACCAGTTCGCGCAGAACGTGGAGAAGTCGTTCGACGACCCGACACCGTCGATGGTGGCTCCCGCTGCCGAGCCCGAGGCCCTCGACGGCACCGCGCTCGTGCTGGTGCCGTTGCTGAAGCGGTTCGCTCCGGTGGCCGTCGGCGTGGCACTCGGCCTGGTCGCCGGTCTGGGCCTGCGGCGCAAGCGCGTGATCGAAGTGATCATCCGTCGGCAGTAG
- a CDS encoding alpha/beta fold hydrolase: MVPIVFVHGIRCHAGAWTSYDFGHPVDLPGHGARLGGTFTMDAAVSVVAEAIDAVGGSALVVGHSLGGYVSMATAAAHPSRVAGLVIAGSTTVPDRYATAPFLAMHKVLTSMADGGERLSRRMFSATLPPDVAAALTTAPIATPAIPSVVAALRSFDPLRAVADYPGPTWFINGGHDHLRYHERKFVAAAQDARLLVIPGTGHYLPMTHPKIFARYVRDAATIVGARR, encoded by the coding sequence ATGGTCCCAATTGTCTTCGTCCACGGCATCCGCTGTCACGCGGGTGCCTGGACCTCGTACGACTTCGGGCACCCGGTCGACTTACCCGGCCACGGTGCACGCCTCGGCGGCACGTTCACGATGGACGCGGCTGTGTCCGTGGTCGCCGAGGCGATCGACGCGGTGGGCGGCAGCGCGTTGGTCGTCGGCCACTCGCTCGGCGGCTACGTGTCCATGGCGACCGCGGCGGCCCACCCGTCCCGCGTGGCCGGACTCGTCATCGCGGGATCGACCACCGTGCCCGACCGCTACGCCACAGCACCGTTCCTCGCGATGCACAAGGTTCTGACGAGCATGGCCGACGGCGGCGAACGACTGAGCCGCCGGATGTTCAGCGCCACCCTGCCCCCGGACGTCGCTGCGGCGCTGACCACGGCACCCATCGCGACGCCCGCGATCCCGTCCGTCGTGGCCGCATTGCGCTCGTTCGACCCGCTGCGCGCAGTGGCCGACTACCCCGGGCCGACGTGGTTCATCAACGGCGGGCACGACCACCTCCGCTACCACGAACGCAAGTTCGTCGCTGCCGCCCAGGACGCCCGCCTGCTTGTGATCCCCGGCACCGGCCACTACCTGCCGATGACACACCCGAAGATCTTCGCCCGGTACGTGCGTGACGCGGCCACGATTGTCGGTGCCCGCCGGTAG
- a CDS encoding HAD family hydrolase, which translates to MTVPIDDPDAIARILANTDALLLDFDGPICSVFAGFPAPVVAGQLAEILTEAGHDLPPDVATATDPFDLLHHAATLGTHEAELVNAAFRAHEVEAIHSAEPTPGAHELIEAWKHTGRSLAIVTNNSRTAIETYLDLYDLGGHVDFVAARTSKVTSLLKPSPYLVTRAVRELAAQPNRSTLVGDSVTDIVAAKAAHVMVIGYSNKPGKADRFLELEPTALVTTMALLLLPVQAEHPDIAYEP; encoded by the coding sequence GTGACCGTCCCCATCGACGACCCGGACGCGATAGCCCGCATCTTGGCCAACACCGATGCCCTCCTACTCGACTTCGACGGCCCCATCTGCTCCGTCTTCGCAGGCTTCCCCGCTCCAGTCGTAGCTGGACAACTCGCCGAAATCCTCACCGAAGCCGGACACGACCTACCACCCGACGTGGCCACCGCGACCGACCCCTTCGACCTCCTGCACCACGCCGCCACACTCGGCACCCACGAAGCCGAGCTCGTCAACGCTGCCTTCCGGGCCCACGAGGTCGAGGCCATCCACAGCGCCGAACCCACACCGGGCGCCCACGAGCTCATCGAAGCGTGGAAGCACACCGGCCGCAGTCTTGCCATAGTCACCAACAACTCGCGTACAGCGATCGAAACCTACCTCGATCTCTATGATCTTGGTGGACACGTAGATTTTGTCGCAGCACGTACGAGTAAGGTCACTTCGCTGCTCAAACCGAGCCCCTATCTGGTGACGCGAGCTGTTCGTGAACTGGCAGCTCAACCGAACCGGTCCACGCTCGTTGGCGACTCGGTGACCGACATTGTCGCCGCGAAGGCCGCTCACGTGATGGTGATTGGCTACTCCAACAAACCCGGCAAGGCTGATCGGTTCTTGGAGCTTGAGCCGACAGCGCTTGTTACCACTATGGCCTTGTTGCTGCTCCCAGTGCAGGCGGAGCATCCAGATATTGCGTACGAGCCTTAG
- a CDS encoding tyrosine-type recombinase/integrase, whose product MKWTELVTKMGLKGVHFHDLRHAGNIWAAQAGSSTKDLMARMGHDDMRAALRYQQATSDADKKIADRLSDLVDEHRDDGDTEGQADEAE is encoded by the coding sequence GTGAAGTGGACCGAGCTGGTCACGAAGATGGGCCTCAAGGGCGTGCACTTCCATGACCTGCGGCACGCGGGGAACATCTGGGCGGCTCAGGCCGGGTCGAGCACCAAAGACCTGATGGCCCGGATGGGGCACGACGACATGCGGGCCGCGCTGCGCTACCAGCAGGCGACCAGCGATGCCGACAAGAAGATCGCCGACCGGCTGTCGGACCTGGTCGACGAGCACCGTGACGACGGTGACACCGAGGGCCAGGCGGACGAGGCCGAATAG
- the dcd gene encoding dCTP deaminase has protein sequence MLLSDRDLTKELESGRLGVEPYDPAMLQPSSIDVRLDRFFRVFVNTKYTHIDPAQQQDELTSLVEQEGDDPFVLHPGEFVLGSTYEFVNLPDDLAGRLEGKSSLGRLGLLTHSTAGFIDPGFSGHITLELSNVANLPITLWPGMKIGQLCLFRLSSAAEHPYGSQKAGSRYQGQRGPTPSRAYLNFHRVDTRRDTSG, from the coding sequence GTGCTGCTGAGTGATCGTGATCTGACCAAGGAGCTGGAGTCGGGACGGCTGGGCGTGGAGCCCTACGACCCGGCGATGTTGCAGCCCTCGAGCATCGATGTGCGTCTTGACCGGTTCTTCCGGGTGTTCGTCAACACCAAGTACACGCACATCGACCCGGCGCAGCAGCAGGATGAGCTGACGTCACTGGTCGAGCAGGAGGGCGACGACCCGTTCGTGCTGCATCCCGGTGAGTTCGTGCTGGGGTCGACCTACGAGTTCGTCAACCTCCCCGACGACCTCGCCGGCCGGTTGGAGGGCAAGTCGTCGCTCGGGCGTCTCGGCCTGCTCACGCACTCCACCGCGGGTTTCATCGACCCCGGCTTCTCCGGGCACATCACGCTCGAGTTGTCCAACGTCGCCAATCTGCCGATCACGTTGTGGCCGGGGATGAAGATCGGTCAGTTGTGCCTGTTCCGGCTGTCCAGTGCCGCTGAGCACCCGTACGGGTCGCAGAAGGCCGGGTCGCGTTATCAGGGGCAGCGCGGGCCGACGCCGTCAAGGGCTTACCTCAATTTCCACCGGGTGGATACGAGGCGCGACACAAGCGGGTGA
- a CDS encoding DUF7507 domain-containing protein has translation MRRVLVGLMLLAGLTAGARADEVQSFSQAYAKILDGDFLLAGNGSVRCPVAADNAPSTGDGNSPQACADAANRGNNRVNDNFFMQWSDVDSDPATFNSSTATPKLPAGAKVEHARLSWGGNTGVFADSTVRMCQSRESERPAILPGGSPNQPVKLTVGSATSEVAPATFRVDAPGTFRGSSQLYTASADVTAAFAGGPAPVTVANVWTPKGFGCVGGWSIVLVYSQSGAAKRHVMVFDGHVRQNIGDEATTLRVNGFRAATAEARVGLTAYEGDWGIGGDRFLVNGSSPADNFFVSQAEGRPNNFSVDARTLTVPVGVGATTVDLGFATTGDSYLAQNVVVSIAVPALQVAVTADKPAVHPGDQVTFTTTVTNSGGVPVRDVRVSSTTAARDVDCGRIQALEPGQSQAVTCQVTAPPDDFTHTVAVTAATPIGEVDGSASVPVEVLNPAVKLTKQADRPAYRVGDAVTFTIKVDNAGDTPLTGIEVVDAKTPGCARKLAEPSTFTCTATAPVPDDVNVAEVGAADRLGKRVTAAAQAPVKVIHPNIQVTKDVAPGVVRQGDTVTFTIAVRNTGDTPLSGVGVADDVPGCGKQVGELGAGDARTYTCTQVAGAASTTTKATVTGTDITTRTVTATDDASYAVIHPGISIALTTAGPYKPGDTVTFTVSVRNTGDVPLTDVTVTTAVAPDCARVLGELRDKADYTCTMTAPADDVTALATATGKAPVGPPVSGVGAAFVDIRH, from the coding sequence ATGCGCCGTGTGCTGGTCGGGCTGATGTTGTTGGCAGGCTTGACAGCCGGTGCGCGCGCCGATGAGGTGCAGTCGTTCTCGCAGGCGTACGCGAAGATCCTCGACGGTGATTTTCTTCTCGCCGGCAACGGTTCTGTGCGGTGCCCGGTGGCTGCGGACAACGCGCCGTCCACTGGTGACGGCAACTCGCCGCAAGCCTGTGCTGACGCGGCCAACCGCGGCAACAACCGGGTGAACGACAACTTCTTCATGCAGTGGTCGGATGTGGACAGTGATCCGGCCACGTTCAACTCCAGCACCGCCACGCCGAAGCTGCCCGCTGGTGCGAAGGTGGAGCACGCCCGGTTGAGCTGGGGCGGGAACACCGGTGTCTTCGCGGATTCGACCGTGCGGATGTGCCAGTCGCGCGAGTCCGAACGGCCCGCGATCCTCCCCGGTGGCAGCCCGAACCAGCCGGTCAAGCTCACTGTCGGGTCCGCGACCAGCGAGGTGGCGCCTGCGACGTTCCGGGTGGACGCACCGGGCACGTTTCGCGGGTCGAGTCAGCTCTACACCGCCTCGGCCGACGTGACGGCCGCGTTCGCCGGTGGGCCGGCGCCTGTCACGGTCGCGAACGTGTGGACTCCCAAGGGTTTCGGCTGTGTCGGCGGCTGGTCGATCGTGCTCGTGTACAGCCAGTCGGGTGCCGCCAAGCGCCACGTGATGGTGTTCGACGGGCATGTCCGGCAGAACATCGGCGACGAGGCGACCACGTTGCGGGTCAACGGATTCCGCGCCGCGACCGCGGAGGCGCGGGTCGGCCTGACCGCGTACGAGGGGGACTGGGGAATCGGCGGGGACCGGTTCCTCGTGAACGGCAGCAGCCCGGCTGACAACTTCTTTGTCTCCCAAGCCGAAGGCCGTCCGAACAACTTCAGTGTGGACGCACGCACGCTCACCGTCCCGGTCGGTGTCGGCGCGACCACTGTGGACCTCGGGTTCGCCACCACCGGCGACAGCTACCTGGCGCAGAACGTCGTGGTGTCCATCGCCGTCCCTGCGTTGCAGGTCGCTGTGACAGCGGACAAGCCCGCGGTGCACCCAGGCGACCAGGTGACGTTCACGACCACGGTGACGAACTCCGGTGGCGTGCCCGTCCGTGACGTCCGCGTGTCGTCCACGACCGCCGCCCGGGACGTTGACTGCGGGCGGATCCAGGCGCTGGAGCCCGGCCAGTCCCAGGCGGTGACGTGCCAGGTCACCGCGCCGCCGGACGACTTCACCCACACCGTTGCCGTCACCGCGGCCACGCCGATCGGCGAGGTGGACGGCAGCGCGTCGGTGCCGGTCGAGGTGCTCAACCCGGCCGTCAAGCTCACCAAGCAGGCGGACAGGCCCGCGTACCGGGTCGGCGACGCCGTCACCTTCACCATCAAGGTCGACAACGCGGGCGACACGCCCCTGACCGGGATCGAGGTGGTCGACGCCAAGACCCCGGGCTGTGCGCGGAAACTCGCCGAGCCGTCGACGTTCACGTGCACCGCGACGGCACCTGTGCCGGACGACGTGAACGTGGCCGAGGTCGGAGCCGCGGACCGGCTCGGCAAGCGCGTCACCGCCGCCGCGCAGGCACCGGTCAAGGTGATCCACCCGAACATCCAGGTCACCAAGGACGTCGCACCGGGCGTGGTGCGGCAGGGCGACACAGTCACGTTCACGATCGCCGTCCGGAACACCGGTGACACGCCGTTGTCCGGGGTCGGGGTCGCCGATGACGTTCCCGGTTGCGGCAAGCAGGTTGGTGAACTCGGCGCTGGCGACGCCCGGACGTACACGTGCACGCAGGTCGCCGGGGCGGCGAGCACGACGACCAAAGCAACCGTGACCGGCACTGACATCACCACACGCACGGTGACAGCGACCGACGACGCCTCCTATGCGGTCATCCACCCGGGCATCTCGATCGCGTTGACCACCGCGGGCCCGTACAAGCCCGGTGACACGGTCACGTTCACGGTCAGCGTGCGCAACACGGGTGACGTGCCGCTGACCGACGTCACGGTCACGACCGCCGTCGCGCCCGACTGCGCCCGGGTGCTGGGGGAGCTCAGGGACAAGGCTGATTACACGTGCACGATGACCGCGCCAGCCGACGACGTCACCGCCTTGGCCACAGCCACAGGCAAGGCTCCTGTCGGGCCGCCTGTGAGCGGTGTGGGAGCCGCGTTCGTGGACATCCGGCATTGA
- a CDS encoding sensor domain-containing diguanylate cyclase, whose amino-acid sequence MPVRNWALWERPGRWVAYTLTTEALTLALTVAAIVFMPVSNQQILMFGVLAVLGVLQAETSRKIERARRSLNVTPHINMTSVWMLPAILLLPPQLIAALAFTFYLHLAIRSWSGLQHVAPHRTMTNATTVTLTCFLASWVTHSFFGASPLEGTKEVAAGAVCVAGAMYFLVNTAITGGGLYLAAPEKASVKRIVGTWDDNLLDLATLCIGGMMVIALINQPLMALVTFVPMFVLQRSVLAKQLEDLASKDQKTGLLNATAWHQRGNQELSRASRSGGEFSVLMIDLDFFKKINDTYGHLAGDDMLIALADLLKRETRSHDLVGRFGGEEFVVLLGGSSELEAVVAAERIRHMITELVVGTQTNDGTPVLISERTASIGVAAYPEAGQTLDEVLAAADAAVYVAKESGRNKVVGAGNRPVVVTTAG is encoded by the coding sequence GTGCCCGTCCGTAACTGGGCGTTGTGGGAACGCCCGGGTCGTTGGGTCGCCTACACCCTGACCACCGAAGCGCTCACCCTGGCGCTCACGGTCGCCGCGATCGTGTTCATGCCGGTCAGCAACCAGCAGATTCTCATGTTCGGCGTGCTCGCGGTACTGGGGGTACTGCAGGCCGAGACGAGCCGCAAGATCGAACGCGCCCGCCGTTCACTCAACGTCACGCCGCACATCAACATGACGTCGGTCTGGATGCTGCCCGCCATCCTGCTGCTGCCGCCGCAGTTGATCGCCGCGCTGGCGTTCACGTTCTACCTGCACTTGGCGATCCGCAGCTGGTCAGGGCTGCAGCACGTGGCCCCGCACCGCACTATGACCAACGCCACAACCGTAACGCTGACTTGTTTCCTCGCCAGCTGGGTCACGCACTCCTTCTTCGGTGCGAGCCCGCTCGAGGGGACCAAGGAGGTGGCCGCGGGGGCGGTCTGCGTCGCGGGGGCGATGTACTTCCTGGTCAACACGGCGATCACCGGTGGTGGTCTGTACCTGGCGGCGCCGGAGAAGGCGAGCGTCAAGCGCATCGTCGGTACCTGGGACGACAACCTGCTCGACCTGGCCACCCTGTGCATCGGCGGCATGATGGTCATCGCGCTGATCAACCAGCCGCTGATGGCGCTGGTCACGTTCGTGCCGATGTTCGTGCTGCAGCGCTCGGTGCTGGCCAAACAGCTCGAGGACCTGGCGTCGAAGGACCAGAAGACCGGCCTGCTCAACGCCACCGCCTGGCACCAGCGCGGCAACCAGGAGCTGTCGCGGGCCAGCCGCAGCGGCGGCGAGTTCAGCGTGCTGATGATCGACCTGGACTTCTTCAAGAAGATCAACGACACCTACGGCCACCTGGCCGGTGACGACATGCTGATCGCACTCGCCGACCTGCTGAAACGCGAAACCAGGTCGCACGACCTGGTCGGCCGGTTCGGCGGCGAGGAGTTCGTGGTGCTGCTCGGCGGCTCGTCCGAGCTCGAAGCGGTGGTCGCGGCGGAGCGGATCCGTCACATGATCACCGAGCTCGTGGTCGGCACCCAGACCAACGACGGCACGCCCGTCCTGATCAGCGAACGGACCGCCTCGATCGGTGTCGCGGCGTATCCCGAGGCAGGTCAGACCCTCGATGAGGTACTTGCCGCCGCGGACGCGGCCGTGTACGTGGCCAAGGAAAGCGGGCGAAACAAGGTCGTCGGTGCCGGGAATCGCCCGGTCGTGGTCACCACTGCGGGTTAA